Proteins encoded by one window of Rhodamnia argentea isolate NSW1041297 chromosome 6, ASM2092103v1, whole genome shotgun sequence:
- the LOC115752246 gene encoding exocyst complex component EXO70H1 yields the protein MRSPFFKPSPSPSRSPLRFTPASSPMRHTLSESLVQENIDRAEPLIAKWDPSHHTSSSLYRDSRWEAKQFLKSVGDLQAAMIFFVREDSASDKLVRAQFLMQTAMKRLEKEFYLILSTNRQYLDPESVSLSTRSSSVSEGYEDESEDDLKSAGDGLETLGTPERTSSPSSSSATVMADLKAIADCMISSGYGQECVKVYKIVRKSVVDEALYRLGLDRTLTPSQIKKMDWKVLEAKIKCWLRAVKFAVTTVFYGERILCDHVFVSSLHIRESCFSEITRENAIALFGFAESVGKCKKSPEKMFRALDLYEGIANIWPVIKSTFSSDSSSAVRSQAVNALIKLGDAARLMLADFEAAIQKDSSKAAVPGGGVHPLTRYVMNYLTFLADYSEVLTDIVADWPVEAAVPDLRPDASPMSARLAWLVLVLLCKLDAKAQRYKDVALSYLFLANNLDYVVVKVRQSRLRYLLGEDWVTKQEAKVRQYAANYEKMGWSKVLESLPEAQPPAAEMSMNHAKESFRSFNAAFEEAYKRQIGWVVADPKLRDEMKVSLAKKLVPRYREFYETHGAPLRRDTFREGIVRFAPEDLGNYLSDLFHGSEGSSFSSSHSSSSSTGSSNKGQSH from the coding sequence ATGAGGAGTCCCTTCTTCAAGCCCTCGCCTTCACCTTCCCGCTCTCCTCTCAGATTCACCCCAGCTTCGTCCCCCATGCGGCACACCTTGTCCGAGTCCCTCGTCCAGGAGAACATCGACCGCGCCGAGCCCCTCATCGCCAAGTGGGACCCTTCCCACCAcacctcctcctctctctatcGCGACAGCCGCTGGGAGGCCAAGCAGTTCCTCAAGTCCGTCGGGGACTTGCAGGCCGCCATGATCTTCTTCGTCAGGGAGGACTCCGCCTCCGACAAGCTCGTCCGAGCCCAGTTCCTCATGCAAACCGCCATGAAGCGCCTCGAGAAGGAGTTCTACCTCATCCTCTCCACCAACCGTCAGTACCTGGACCCCGAGTCGGTCTCGCTCTCCACCCGGTCCTCCAGTGTCTCCGAGGGCTACGAAGATGAATCGGAAGACGACCTGAAGTCCGCCGGCGATGGCTTGGAGACGTTGGGTACGCCGGAGAGGAcatcgtcgccgtcgtcgtcgtcggctaCTGTGATGGCGGACTTGAAGGCCATCGCCGATTGCATGATCTCTTCGGGCTATGGCCAAGAGTGCGTCAAGGTGTACAAGATCGTTCGCAAGTCGGTGGTGGACGAGGCTCTGTACCGACTCGGGCTAGACCGGACGCTGACTCCCTCGCAGATAAAGAAGATGGACTGGAAGGTCTTGGAGGCGAAGATCAAGTGCTGGTTGCGAGCGGTCAAATTCGCGGTGACCACGGTGTTCTACGGGGAGCGAATCCTGTGCGACCACGTGTTCGTTTCCTCGCTCCACATCAGAGAGTCCTGCTTCAGCGAGATCACGCGCGAAAACGCGATCGCCCTGTTTGGTTTCGCGGAGAGCGTGGGCAAGTGCAAAAAATCACCCGAGAAGATGTTCCGCGCCCTCGACTTGTACGAGGGCATCGCCAACATCTGGCCCGTGATTAAGTCCACCTTCTCGTCCGACTCGTCCTCCGCCGTCCGATCCCAGGCCGTGAACGCCCTCATCAAGCTCGGCGACGCCGCGCGCCTGATGCTCGCCGACTTCGAGGCGGCCATCCAGAAGGACTCATCCAAGGCCGCCGTCCCCGGCGGCGGGGTCCACCCCCTCACCCGCTACGTCATGAACTACCTCACCTTCCTCGCCGACTACAGCGAGGTCCTCACCGACATAGTCGCTGACTGGCCGGTCGAGGCTGCCGTCCCCGATCTCCGCCCCGACGCGTCACCGATGTCGGCGCGGCTCGCGTGGCTTGTGCTCGTGCTGCTGTGCAAGCTCGACGCGAAGGCCCAGCGGTACAAGGACGTGGCTCTGTCCTACCTGTTCCTGGCCAACAACCTCGACTACGTCGTCGTAAAGGTCCGGCAGTCGAGGCTCAGGTACTTGCTCGGGGAAGACTGGGTGACGAAGCAAGAGGCGAAGGTCAGGCAGTATGCCGCGAACTACGAGAAGATGGGGTGGAGCAAGGTGCTGGAGTCGCTGCCGGAGGCTCAACCGCCGGCGGCGGAGATGTCGATGAACCACGCGAAGGAATCGTTCCGGAGTTTCAACGCGGCATTCGAGGAAGCGTACAAGAGGCAGATCGGGTGGGTCGTGGCGGACCCGAAACTGAGGGACGAGATGAAGGTATCGCTCGCGAAGAAGCTGGTGCCCAGATATCGCGAGTTCTACGAGACGCACGGGGCGCCCCTGAGGAGGGACACGTTCAGGGAGGGGATTGTCAGATTTGCCCCTGAGGATCTGGGGAATTACCTCTCGGACCTATTTCACGGGTCCGAGGGTTCCAGCTTTTCATCCTCGCACTCGTCCTCGTCCTCCACGGGCTCGTCGAACAAGGGGCAGAGTCATTGA
- the LOC115752224 gene encoding protein SODIUM POTASSIUM ROOT DEFECTIVE 3-like — MKKMDLFCASPASTAICTSLDQRSMVRHGTTRPIDRHRRHHHHQQQQLRDRQKHHLITGYMPCSSHQLPFTPRPYSERPRRSTCSSSTKLITSGDHHEYTRRKSSADVYDLASGTPRGSSARYLLSDKPFVDWVSESGRVSSALVPIPPANSKTKCEVGSSDSSSLKASYSARSRDQVVVLRVSLHCKGCESKVRKHLSKMEGVTSFSIDMETKKVTVKGDVTPFGVLASVSRVKTAQLWPSSTTSSSSPS; from the exons atgaagaagatggatCTGTTCTGTGCATCGCCAGCGTCCACAGCGATATGCACGAGCTTGGACCAACGTTCCATGGTCCGACACGGCACCACTAGGCCCATcgaccgccaccgccgccaccatcaccatcagcagcagcagcttcgGGATCGCCAGAAACACCACCTGATCACCGGATACATGCCTTGTTCCTCCCACCAGCTGCCCTTCACTCCGAGGCCTTATTCCGAAAGACCCAGGAGGAGCACTTGCTCGTCGTCCACGAAGCTGATCACCAGCGGCGATCACCACGAGTACACCCGCAGGAAAAGCTCAGCTGACGTTTACGACCTCGCGAGTGGCACGCCTCGTGGTTCGTCGGCCCGGTATTTGCTGAGCGACAAGCCCTTCGTCGACTGGGTTTCCGAGTCAGGTCGGGTCTCGTCCGCATTGGTACCCATTCCACCAGCCAATAGCAAGACGAAGTGCGAGGTCGGGTCCAGTGATTCTTCATCTCTCAAAGCCTCTTATTCTGCTCGATCACGCGACCAG GTCGTGGTTTTGAGAGTGTCGCTTCACTGCAAGGGATGCGAGAGCAAAGTGAGGAAACACTTGTCCAAAATGGAAG GAGTGACGTCGTTCAGCATCGATATGGAGACTAAGAAAGTAACGGTGAAGGGAGACGTGACGCCCTTTGGTGTTCTCGCCAGCGTCTCTCGGGTGAAGACCGCCCAGCTCTGGCCATCTTCAaccacctcttcttcttcaccttcctga
- the LOC115752204 gene encoding cytochrome P450 93B2-like, with translation MKTFFEAMSPSNLIVPIFVVAATTALFLIALKRRPNLPPSPKALPVLGHLHLLGPLIHHSFRDLAARHGPLISLRLGSVPCVVASTPDLARELLKTHELTFAARKHTAAIDHLTYKSAFAFAPYGPYWKFIKKLSQTELLGARTLNQFLPIRTGELRHFIRALNDKSLRGEIVNVTQELGKLANNIISQMMLSIRSSGGDSQAEEARTLAREVAQIFGEFNVSDFIWFCKNVDFQGYKKRFEDIHRRYDALLERIIRDREELRRKKIMRRTEEEGGKEEVKDFLDMLLDIYEDENSEMKLTREHIKALVLDIFTAGTDTSATAIEWALAELINNPVVLKKAREEISSVVGGHRLVDESDVKSLPYVQAIIKEALRLHPPIPMVARKAVQECQISGYAIPRDTLLFVNIWAIARDPNVWANPLQFSPERFLEPANWNPAGLVDVKGQHFELLPFGSGRRGCPGISLAMQELPTTLAAMIQCFDWKPCDRDRQEVKAVDMDERSGLTCPRANELFCLPVSRLGSLEFLGS, from the exons ATGAAGACATTTTTTGAGGCAATGTCCCCGTCCAATCTCATCGTCCCCATCTTCGTggtcgccgccaccaccgccctcTTCTTGATTGCCCTCAAACGAAGGCCCAACCTCCCTCCGAGCCCCAAGGCATTGCCGGTCCTTggccacctccacctcctcggCCCCCTCATCCATCATTCCTTCCGAGACTTAGCAGCCCGCCACGGCCCCTTGATCAGCCTCCGCCTTGGGTCGGTGCCATGCGTCGTGGCCTCGACCCCCGACCTCGCACGGGAGCTCCTCAAGACGCATGAGCTGACGTTCGCGGCGCGCAAGCACACCGCGGCCATCGACCACCTGACCTACAAGTCGGCCTTCGCGTTCGCGCCCTACGGGCCGTACTGGAAGTTCATCAAGAAGCTGAGCCAGACCGAGCTCCTGGGGGCTCGCACCCTCAACCAGTTCCTCCCCATCCGCACCGGCGAGCTCCGACACTTCATCAGAGCCTTGAACGACAAATCTTTGAGAGGCGAGATCGTCAACGTCACGCAAGAGCTGGGGAAGTTGGCGAACAACATCATCTCTCAGATGATGCTGAGCATTCGGAGCTCCGGCGGGGACAGCCAGGCCGAAGAGGCGAGGACCCTCGCGAGGGAGGTCGCTCAGATCTTCGGCGAATTTAACGTCTCCGACTTCATCTGGTTTTGCAAGAACGTTGATTTTCAGGGCTATAAGAAGAGGTTCGAGGACATTCACAGGAG ATATGATGCGCTGTTGGAGAGGATCATTCGAGACAGAGAGGAGttgagaaggaagaagataatgCGAAgaacggaggaagaaggagggaaAGAAGAAGTGAAGGATTTTCTGGACATGTTGCTCGACATCTACGAGGATGAGAACTCGGAGATGAAGTTGACCAGAGAGCACATTAAGGCACTGGTTTTG GATATATTCACCGCTGGCACCGACACGTCGGCCACTGCCATCGAGTGGGCACTGGCCGAGCTCATCAACAATCCGGTGGTGCTCAAGAAGGCCAGGGAGGAGATTAGTTCCGTCGTGGGCGGTCACAGGTTGGTGGATGAGTCCGACGTGAAATCGCTGCCGTACGTCCAGGCCATCATAAAGGAGGCGCTCCGTCTCCACCCTCCGATCCCGATGGTCGCCCGAAAGGCGGTCCAGGAATGCCAAATCAGCGGGTACGCAATCCCCAGAGACACCTTGCTGTTTGTGAACATCTGGGCTATAGCTAGAGACCCAAATGTGTGGGCCAATCCCCTGCAGTTCAGCCCAGAGAGGTTTCTCGAGCCCGCCAACTGGAATCCAGCGGGGTTGGTCGATGTGAAGGGCCAGCATTTCGAGCTGTTGCCTTTCGGGTCTGGTCGGAGGGGCTGTCCGGGGATTTCGCTCGCGATGCAGGAGTTGCCAACGACGCTGGCGGCGATGATCCAGTGCTTCGATTGGAAGCCGTGCGATCGGGACAGACAGGAAGTCAAAGCGGTCGACATGGATGAACGGTCCGGATTGACCTGTCCTAGGGCCAATGAACTGTTTTGTTTGCCTGTGTCGCGTCTGGGCTCTCTAGAGTTCTTGGGCAGCTAG